One stretch of Eggerthella lenta DSM 2243 DNA includes these proteins:
- a CDS encoding glycosyltransferase family 2 protein: MPEFSIIIPVYHGERCVEQCIASLTTQSFGDFEILCVDDASEDGSAAVLSRLSEEDRRVRVIGLERNGGCSRARRLGVLSSKGDYVLFADQDDAYAPGALQRLHDELVADPVDILAFDADVESVDGVGEEEVRGVREWMKAPQVRLSGRRVLDACFLDNEYGYSLWNKAYRGDMARCAFAATEDETVPLGEDNYAYFVLAYFAGSLRGIPGAPLYRYRYGAGFTGHGSMSLAAWRRTSTLAEAADLIRRFLERQGTWIEYEDVHAAARAHMVEYAFDHYRTEISEEDRSQALAIALEYWTYEEVLEGLARSAPGDLPLLVDARFGDDPARIELREWVEEQADTLSRMDEIARARREEAARLRERYESSRAYRLGRKATAPLRLLRR, translated from the coding sequence TTGCCGGAATTCTCGATAATCATCCCGGTGTACCATGGCGAGCGATGCGTGGAGCAGTGCATCGCGAGCTTGACGACGCAGTCTTTCGGCGATTTCGAGATCTTGTGCGTCGACGATGCGAGCGAGGACGGATCAGCAGCGGTGCTGTCGCGGTTGAGCGAGGAGGATCGACGCGTCCGCGTCATCGGCCTTGAGCGAAACGGAGGGTGCTCGCGCGCTCGTCGCCTAGGTGTTTTGAGCTCGAAGGGCGACTACGTGCTGTTCGCGGATCAGGACGACGCGTACGCCCCCGGAGCTCTCCAGCGCCTCCACGATGAGCTTGTAGCCGACCCTGTGGACATTCTCGCGTTCGACGCCGATGTCGAGAGCGTCGACGGCGTGGGAGAGGAGGAGGTTCGCGGCGTTCGGGAGTGGATGAAGGCTCCGCAGGTTCGACTGAGCGGCCGCCGCGTTCTCGATGCGTGCTTCCTGGACAACGAATACGGGTATTCCCTGTGGAACAAGGCCTACCGTGGCGATATGGCGCGGTGCGCGTTTGCGGCGACCGAAGACGAGACCGTTCCCCTGGGAGAGGACAACTACGCGTACTTCGTGCTTGCGTATTTCGCCGGGTCGCTTCGCGGGATTCCAGGTGCGCCGCTGTACCGCTATCGCTATGGGGCCGGCTTCACGGGCCATGGTTCGATGAGCCTTGCGGCATGGAGGCGCACGTCTACGCTCGCAGAGGCCGCTGACCTCATCCGTAGGTTCTTGGAGCGTCAGGGGACGTGGATCGAGTACGAGGATGTCCACGCCGCCGCTCGCGCGCATATGGTCGAGTACGCGTTCGATCACTATCGAACCGAGATCTCCGAAGAAGATCGCTCTCAGGCTCTTGCCATCGCCTTGGAGTACTGGACGTACGAAGAAGTGCTCGAGGGTCTCGCACGCTCTGCGCCTGGTGATTTGCCCCTGCTCGTGGATGCGCGCTTCGGTGATGATCCTGCGCGTATCGAACTGCGAGAATGGGTTGAGGAGCAGGCGGACACCCTTTCGAGGATGGATGAAATCGCTCGTGCGCGACGCGAAGAGGCTGCCCGGCTGCGGGAGCGGTACGAATCGTCCCGGGCATATCGTCTCGGGCGAAAGGCGACGGCGCCGCTGCGATTGTTGAGAAGATAG
- a CDS encoding glycosyltransferase family 2 protein has protein sequence MRIDLKTMCRGDGKGFVLVELHDVGAASTVALCVADEKGTVVPSGLYSYLENGPEGVGPEGVAAPPKTWYDEARSWWCCAVPASRSVRAVAVIPLLETNAWTLAFSAVDDGGRVVAEADARIGATALKWRSRVNYRLRSQTCRSIRDIDTRGDANAAASFTRVIEDGEHAIVRAHVNVPFFESSVLDCALLDGRGCVLHAEPLVLEDTRYRRSSTGDERRALTLSVRTPLAQRLVTLRVVDEEGLFAPCFATLDECSFDSLLNSTREETMSAERDPRYDAWFKARAATASHLVAQSGETVSPAPTFSIVVPLYRTPVEYFRSMLQSVQRQSYGGWELILVNASPDDGRLVEELENVSDARVRVVNLEENHGIAENTNAGIRVAQGDFVAFLDHDDVLAPDALFGYARAVCDDPLVDIVYCDEDRIDSVGVHHAPFFKPDFSPELLNAQNYITHFLAVRKSLIEEIGLLDATFDGAQDYDLVLRATERSRSVAHIPRVLYHWRMHEASTSMNSDSKSYAGEAGRAALEAHCRRCGWSAKVERTDLPFAYRVRHELVERPKVSILIPSKDKTSLLSACVESIVEKTSYDNYEIVVIENNSVEPETFAYYEEVQRLGKARVVEWPDTFNFSKIMNFGVRQCDGDYVLLLNNDTEVITPNYLETMLGYFQAEGVGVVGAKLLFPDDTVQHGGVVLGPYRSAGHLFASLPKDDLGYFCRAVLPQNLSAVTGACQLVPRSVFEEVGGYTEAFEVGLNDVDFCLKVREAGYRVVWTPDALLYHYEFSSRGRDREGAQAERAEREIALLRTRWPRYFEAGDPYVGPNVSPDSLYFGLDCR, from the coding sequence ATGAGAATAGACCTCAAAACCATGTGCCGTGGCGACGGCAAGGGATTCGTGCTTGTCGAGCTGCACGATGTCGGCGCTGCTTCGACCGTGGCGCTTTGCGTTGCGGACGAAAAGGGGACGGTCGTCCCCTCGGGTCTGTATTCCTATTTGGAAAACGGCCCCGAAGGTGTCGGCCCCGAAGGTGTGGCAGCTCCTCCAAAAACATGGTACGACGAGGCGCGTTCCTGGTGGTGCTGCGCGGTGCCGGCATCGCGCAGCGTCCGCGCTGTCGCGGTTATCCCCCTGCTTGAAACGAATGCGTGGACGCTCGCGTTTTCGGCTGTCGACGACGGGGGCCGCGTGGTGGCCGAGGCCGATGCGCGCATCGGTGCGACGGCTCTGAAGTGGCGTTCGCGTGTGAATTATCGACTTCGGTCGCAAACGTGCCGATCCATTCGGGATATCGACACGCGCGGCGATGCCAATGCCGCTGCGTCGTTTACGCGCGTGATCGAGGATGGCGAGCACGCGATCGTCCGTGCGCACGTCAACGTGCCGTTCTTCGAGTCGAGCGTCCTCGATTGCGCTCTGCTTGACGGACGAGGATGCGTGCTGCATGCAGAGCCTCTCGTGCTCGAGGATACCCGTTACCGACGAAGCTCGACGGGCGATGAACGGAGGGCGTTGACTTTGTCGGTTCGCACGCCGCTCGCGCAGCGTCTCGTAACGCTGCGCGTGGTGGACGAAGAGGGGCTGTTCGCCCCCTGCTTCGCCACGCTCGACGAATGCTCCTTCGATAGTCTGTTGAACTCGACGCGCGAGGAGACGATGAGTGCAGAGCGCGACCCTCGTTACGACGCGTGGTTCAAAGCTCGAGCTGCAACCGCTTCGCACTTGGTTGCCCAATCCGGCGAAACGGTGTCTCCTGCTCCGACGTTCAGCATCGTCGTCCCGCTGTACCGCACGCCTGTCGAGTATTTCAGGTCGATGCTCCAATCGGTGCAGCGGCAGAGCTATGGGGGGTGGGAGCTGATTCTCGTCAACGCCTCGCCCGACGACGGCCGGCTGGTCGAAGAGCTCGAAAACGTTTCCGACGCTCGGGTGCGCGTCGTGAATCTTGAGGAGAATCACGGCATTGCGGAAAACACGAATGCGGGTATTCGTGTGGCGCAGGGCGATTTCGTCGCCTTCTTGGACCACGACGACGTTTTGGCTCCGGATGCGCTGTTCGGGTACGCCCGCGCGGTATGCGACGATCCTCTCGTTGATATCGTGTACTGCGATGAGGATCGTATCGATTCCGTCGGCGTCCATCATGCGCCGTTTTTCAAGCCCGATTTCTCGCCCGAGCTCCTTAACGCTCAGAACTACATCACGCATTTTCTGGCCGTACGAAAGAGCCTGATCGAAGAGATCGGCCTGCTCGATGCGACGTTCGACGGCGCGCAGGATTACGACCTTGTTCTGAGGGCGACGGAACGGTCGCGTTCGGTCGCCCATATTCCCCGCGTGCTGTATCACTGGCGCATGCACGAAGCTTCTACGAGTATGAACTCCGATAGCAAGTCTTACGCTGGCGAGGCCGGGCGTGCCGCCCTGGAGGCTCACTGCCGTCGTTGCGGATGGAGCGCGAAGGTTGAGCGGACCGATTTGCCGTTCGCCTATCGCGTGCGTCATGAGCTTGTCGAGCGCCCCAAGGTGTCCATACTCATACCCAGCAAAGACAAGACTTCGCTCTTGTCCGCTTGCGTGGAAAGCATCGTCGAGAAGACTTCGTACGACAACTATGAAATCGTGGTCATCGAGAACAACAGCGTGGAGCCGGAGACGTTCGCCTACTACGAGGAGGTGCAGCGTCTCGGCAAGGCGAGGGTCGTCGAATGGCCGGATACGTTCAACTTCTCGAAAATCATGAACTTCGGCGTGCGACAGTGCGACGGGGACTACGTCTTGTTGCTGAACAACGACACCGAGGTGATCACGCCGAACTATCTGGAAACGATGCTGGGATATTTCCAGGCCGAAGGCGTGGGGGTTGTGGGCGCGAAGCTCCTGTTCCCCGATGACACCGTGCAGCATGGGGGAGTGGTCTTGGGCCCGTACCGTTCGGCGGGTCATCTGTTCGCATCGCTGCCCAAGGACGATCTGGGCTACTTTTGTCGTGCGGTGCTTCCCCAGAACCTGTCTGCGGTGACCGGCGCTTGCCAGCTCGTCCCCCGCTCGGTGTTCGAGGAGGTCGGAGGCTATACCGAGGCATTCGAAGTTGGCCTGAACGACGTCGACTTCTGCCTGAAAGTGCGTGAAGCCGGTTATCGAGTCGTATGGACGCCCGACGCGCTGCTGTACCATTATGAATTCTCCTCTCGCGGGCGCGACAGGGAAGGCGCGCAGGCGGAGCGGGCGGAGCGTGAAATCGCGTTGCTGCGTACGCGCTGGCCACGGTATTTCGAGGCGGGCGATCCCTACGTGGGACCCAATGTGAGTCCTGATTCCCTCTATTTCGGATTGGACTGCCGATGA
- the rfbC gene encoding dTDP-4-dehydrorhamnose 3,5-epimerase gives MAAGDSVKHGNFTFTETSIEGVLVVDVTAYGDERGYFAETYKRPDFVAGGIDAEFVQDNQSSSTKGVLRGLHFQIHHPQSKLVRVVSGEVFDVAVDLRPGSATYGAWEGVVLSAENRRQFFVPRGFAHGFLVLSDIAEFCYKCDDVYHPNDEGGLMWNDPEIGIEWPIPEGMELVLSEKDKAHPGLSGLS, from the coding sequence ATGGCAGCAGGAGACAGCGTCAAGCACGGCAACTTCACGTTCACCGAGACCTCCATCGAGGGGGTTCTCGTCGTGGACGTCACGGCCTACGGCGACGAGCGCGGCTACTTCGCCGAGACCTACAAGCGCCCCGATTTCGTCGCGGGCGGCATCGATGCAGAGTTCGTGCAGGATAACCAGTCCTCCTCGACCAAAGGCGTGCTGCGTGGGTTGCACTTCCAGATACACCACCCCCAGTCCAAGCTCGTGCGCGTGGTGTCCGGAGAGGTGTTCGACGTGGCCGTCGACCTGCGCCCGGGCAGTGCCACGTACGGCGCATGGGAGGGCGTGGTGCTGTCGGCGGAGAACCGCCGCCAGTTCTTCGTGCCGCGCGGGTTCGCCCACGGCTTCCTCGTGCTGTCCGACATCGCCGAGTTCTGCTACAAGTGCGACGACGTGTACCATCCCAACGACGAGGGCGGCCTCATGTGGAACGACCCCGAGATCGGCATCGAATGGCCCATACCCGAGGGCATGGAGCTCGTGCTGAGCGAGAAGGACAAGGCGCACCCGGGGTTGAGCGGGCTCTCGTAG
- the rfbB gene encoding dTDP-glucose 4,6-dehydratase gives METYLVTGGAGFIGSNFVHWVVDNQPEVHVVVLDKLTYAGNRENLAGIPDDRMTFVHGDICDEELLEKIVPGIDGIVHFAAESHNDNSIADPEPFVRTNVHGTFRLLEAARKHDVRFHHISTDEVYGDLALDDPARFTEETPYCPSSPYSSSKASSDLLVRAWFRTYGVRATISNCSNNYGPRQHIEKFIPRQITNVLTGIRPKLYGDGLNVRDWIHTEDHSSAVWAILTKGRLGETYLIGADGEKNNIDVLHAILENMGKDADDFDWVKDRPGHDRRYAIDSSKLRSELGWKPKHTDFAEGLKATIDWYRDNPQWWQDAKEAVEAKYAKQGQ, from the coding sequence ATGGAAACCTACCTGGTCACCGGCGGAGCCGGATTCATCGGAAGCAACTTCGTCCACTGGGTGGTGGACAACCAGCCCGAGGTGCACGTCGTCGTCCTCGACAAGCTCACCTACGCCGGCAACAGGGAGAACCTCGCCGGGATTCCGGACGATCGCATGACCTTCGTGCACGGCGACATCTGCGACGAGGAGCTGCTCGAGAAGATCGTCCCCGGAATCGACGGCATCGTGCATTTCGCCGCGGAGTCCCACAACGACAATTCCATCGCCGATCCGGAGCCGTTCGTGCGCACCAACGTGCACGGCACCTTCCGCTTGCTCGAGGCGGCGCGCAAGCACGACGTGCGCTTCCATCACATCTCCACCGACGAGGTGTACGGCGACCTGGCGCTCGACGATCCGGCGCGCTTCACGGAGGAGACGCCGTATTGCCCCTCGAGCCCGTACAGCTCCAGCAAGGCTTCATCGGATCTGCTCGTGCGCGCGTGGTTCCGCACCTACGGCGTGAGGGCGACGATCTCGAACTGCTCGAACAACTACGGCCCGCGCCAGCATATCGAGAAGTTCATCCCGCGCCAGATCACCAACGTTCTCACCGGCATTCGCCCGAAGCTCTACGGCGACGGCCTGAACGTGCGCGACTGGATACACACCGAGGACCACTCCTCGGCCGTGTGGGCGATTCTCACGAAGGGCCGCCTGGGCGAGACGTACCTGATCGGGGCCGACGGCGAGAAGAACAACATCGACGTGCTGCACGCCATCCTCGAGAACATGGGCAAGGACGCGGACGACTTCGACTGGGTCAAAGATCGTCCCGGTCACGACCGCCGCTATGCCATCGACTCCTCGAAGCTGCGTTCCGAGCTGGGATGGAAGCCCAAGCACACCGATTTCGCCGAAGGGCTCAAGGCGACCATCGACTGGTATCGCGACAATCCCCAGTGGTGGCAGGACGCCAAGGAGGCCGTCGAGGCCAAGTACGCGAAGCAAGGACAGTAG
- a CDS encoding ABC transporter permease, with protein sequence MGEAAIRIMSAPITQLKRDWFILTSLVGKDFKLKYRRSVLGILWSVLNPLLMMIVLSVVFSFVFRGTIEPFPVYLILGQTLFTFMSDATSGAMGSIIDSAPLIKKIRINKMLFPLEKVMFALLNFAISLVAVAIVMLYFQVTPTLNLLLLPVLLFYLFMFCLGLGLLLSSLAVFFRDVMHLWSVVLTAWTYATPLFYSIEILPPEVAGIMQFNPMYYYVTYFREIFMYGTTPGLMENLICFGCGAIALAIGFAVFRKQQKKFILYV encoded by the coding sequence ATGGGAGAGGCAGCGATTCGCATCATGAGTGCACCTATTACACAGCTGAAGCGCGATTGGTTTATCCTGACATCTCTCGTTGGCAAAGACTTTAAGCTGAAGTATCGGCGTAGCGTACTCGGCATACTGTGGTCCGTCCTCAATCCCCTGCTTATGATGATCGTCCTAAGCGTAGTTTTCTCCTTTGTTTTCCGTGGGACCATCGAGCCTTTCCCGGTCTATCTCATTTTGGGGCAAACTCTGTTCACCTTCATGTCCGATGCCACGTCGGGCGCCATGGGATCCATTATCGACTCTGCGCCCCTTATCAAGAAGATACGTATCAATAAAATGCTGTTCCCTTTAGAGAAAGTCATGTTCGCGTTACTTAATTTCGCCATCTCGCTCGTTGCCGTCGCAATCGTCATGCTCTACTTCCAAGTAACGCCTACCCTCAATCTCCTGCTCCTACCCGTTCTTTTATTCTATCTCTTCATGTTTTGCTTAGGTCTTGGCCTCTTGCTGTCTTCTCTTGCTGTCTTTTTCCGCGATGTCATGCATCTATGGAGCGTCGTGCTGACAGCCTGGACCTACGCCACTCCTCTCTTTTACTCTATCGAAATTCTCCCTCCTGAGGTAGCAGGCATCATGCAATTCAACCCGATGTACTACTACGTTACCTACTTCCGAGAAATCTTCATGTACGGCACGACGCCTGGCCTCATGGAGAATCTCATCTGCTTCGGATGCGGCGCAATAGCCCTTGCGATAGGTTTCGCCGTATTTCGCAAGCAACAAAAGAAATTTATCCTCTACGTGTAG
- a CDS encoding ABC transporter ATP-binding protein: MPENVNTSALGELSDQSAGDDRDTMIKVDQVSMVFNMASEQLNSLKEYAIQIARRKLFFEGFTALDNISFEVKKGDVFGIIGTNGSGKSTLLKIIAGVLEPSQGTCEINGNIAPLIELGAGFDTELSARENVYLNGALLGYSKDFINEHFDEIVEFAEIEKFLDMPLKNFSSGMVARIAFAIATVIVPEILVVDEVLSVGDFMFQKKCEDRISELIEKHGVTVLIVSHNNDQIERLCNKAIWIEKGHTRMLSDASRVCRVYGGLGGRPGSAESEQRVFEALTQKKDHEDDDFDIITGDDAHGISVQLATQGWDNGFDTAVVVSATSHINAVMASSLAGALDAPILPTKPDRLPDAVGATLREAKPSRIYYIDCGVHASEPLLELKQLPWQPDIIEFSNTEDDPFDLSVDIHRYGLSRGVWGNAVMLVDFNDNPESIAAAPLACSLNCPILVTLDEPRLDQIAHVVSEGHYDRAIIVGPSVDRAVDLRLEQLGLKVDRIALESSQKTAIALCRKTMQELKEKHHNVSELCAASLSLSQWPELLGSGAYAGKRKAALLLENPTDLDDIAQCLDFIAKEGHGIEHMTFIGKESGLSRLDRELLLEALEEDPNPVQPA, translated from the coding sequence ATGCCAGAAAACGTCAACACATCCGCGTTGGGAGAGCTATCCGATCAAAGCGCCGGAGACGATCGCGATACTATGATCAAGGTCGACCAGGTCTCTATGGTGTTTAATATGGCCTCAGAGCAGCTGAACAGTTTAAAAGAATATGCCATTCAAATAGCGCGCCGTAAACTCTTTTTCGAAGGCTTCACCGCACTTGACAATATATCGTTCGAAGTAAAAAAAGGCGATGTCTTTGGAATAATCGGAACCAATGGCTCTGGAAAGTCGACCCTTCTCAAAATCATCGCTGGAGTTTTGGAACCGTCCCAAGGAACCTGCGAAATCAACGGCAACATCGCCCCCCTTATCGAGCTGGGCGCAGGATTCGATACGGAGCTATCTGCCCGTGAAAATGTTTACCTCAACGGCGCGCTCTTAGGCTATTCGAAAGACTTCATCAACGAACACTTTGACGAGATCGTCGAATTCGCTGAAATAGAGAAATTCCTTGATATGCCGCTGAAGAATTTCTCGTCCGGCATGGTGGCCCGCATCGCATTCGCCATTGCAACCGTCATTGTTCCGGAGATCCTCGTCGTCGATGAGGTGCTCTCCGTCGGCGACTTCATGTTTCAGAAGAAGTGCGAGGATCGCATCAGCGAGTTGATCGAGAAGCACGGCGTGACCGTCCTGATCGTTTCTCACAACAATGATCAAATCGAACGCCTCTGCAACAAGGCAATCTGGATCGAAAAGGGACACACCCGCATGCTGAGCGATGCGTCAAGAGTATGTCGTGTTTACGGAGGTCTCGGAGGCAGACCAGGCAGTGCGGAGTCCGAACAAAGAGTGTTCGAAGCCCTTACGCAGAAGAAAGATCACGAAGACGACGATTTCGACATAATCACGGGTGACGATGCACACGGCATCAGCGTCCAACTCGCGACTCAAGGATGGGACAACGGTTTCGACACGGCAGTGGTCGTATCCGCAACTTCTCATATCAACGCCGTAATGGCCAGCAGTCTTGCAGGAGCGCTCGATGCTCCTATCCTCCCAACAAAACCCGATCGACTCCCCGATGCGGTTGGAGCCACCCTGCGTGAAGCAAAACCTTCGCGCATATATTACATTGACTGCGGAGTGCATGCTTCAGAACCCTTGCTCGAACTCAAACAACTTCCTTGGCAGCCAGACATAATCGAATTCTCCAATACCGAAGATGATCCTTTCGATTTATCCGTCGACATTCATCGATATGGGCTATCTCGAGGAGTCTGGGGCAACGCTGTCATGCTGGTTGACTTCAATGACAATCCCGAATCTATAGCGGCTGCACCTTTGGCGTGCAGCCTAAACTGCCCGATTCTCGTAACGCTTGACGAGCCTCGATTGGACCAAATAGCACATGTTGTCTCCGAAGGACATTATGATCGTGCCATAATCGTCGGTCCCTCCGTCGACAGAGCCGTCGATCTACGCCTTGAACAATTGGGACTAAAAGTTGACCGCATCGCACTCGAGTCCTCTCAGAAAACAGCTATTGCCCTCTGCCGCAAAACGATGCAAGAACTCAAAGAGAAGCACCATAACGTCAGCGAACTTTGCGCCGCTTCCCTCTCTCTCTCCCAATGGCCCGAGCTACTTGGAAGCGGGGCGTACGCCGGGAAACGCAAGGCCGCCCTCCTGCTTGAGAACCCTACGGATCTCGACGACATCGCGCAATGTCTCGACTTCATTGCGAAAGAAGGACACGGCATCGAGCACATGACATTCATCGGTAAAGAAAGCGGGCTGTCGCGTCTCGATCGAGAGCTGCTGCTCGAAGCGCTGGAAGAAGACCCCAACCCCGTGCAGCCAGCCTAA